The Bombus pascuorum chromosome 11, iyBomPasc1.1, whole genome shotgun sequence genome includes the window gaaaaggaacgtTTAGATCGAGAAGCGGATAGTGCTAATACAAccaatgaaaatttgttacaaCAACAATTATTACTTCAACAAATGCAAttgcaacagcaacaacaacagatGCAATCAAATATGAGCATCCAAATGCAAGGTCAAGTACAAATGCAGTTGCAACAGAATCAAATACCTttgcaacaacaacaacaaatgCAAACTGCTGCACAACAACCTCAGCAACACAATTTACAACCACAACAAGTCCAATTGGTTCAACAGCAACCATTAATGCAGCAACAAACGTCTGTTGTTCAGCCACAGCAAGCACAACAAATGCAACAAGTGACTCAGGTTTCACAGCAGCAAGTGCAGTACCAACAACAGCAATATCAACAACAGTTACAACAACAGTatcaacagcaacaacaacagccACAACAATTTCCTCAGCATGTTACGCAAAATTTAACTGCTACTTCTTCACAATGCTCTACCCCACAAACTGTACAGACTCAACCACAATTTCCTCCAGTATCTCAACAAatacaacaacagcaacattTGCATCAGCAACAACAGTATATACAACTGAATCAAATGAATGTGCCACAACAAATGGGTCATCAAATACAACAAGCacagatacaaattttatcacAACCCCAACATATGCATCAGCAAATATCGCAACCTCCACAAGTGCAATATTCTCAACCGCAAATACAGCATGTTCAAAATCAGCAGTACTATCAGCAAAATACGACAGGAACCTCAGGATACAGTACGCAACCCCTATATCAGCAAAATATATCTCAACAAGTGTATCATTCGTATGCCAGCTCAAGTTCCTCTGGCCATGTAGAGATTTTATCATCCAACCAGCCTACAGCCCAAATTTATTCTCATCCAAGTATCCCTCAGAATACAGCACCTCCAACTTCACAGCCTTACATGCAACCACAGCCAGGACAAGTACAAGCATCTGTACCAACTGGTCTAAATCTTCAGAGCACGTCATCAGCGACTCATATGCAAAATACAATAACATCAACAATTCCAAATATGCAAAGTGCACCTACTCTTATTTCGAACAGTGGACATCAATCTCAGTCTCAACAAAATGTCTTagttcaaatgaaatattcgcaAAGTTCTAGTATTCCTACTTCTGTACCCATATCATCTGGGATTTCTGTGCCATCAACAACAGTGTCTCAGCAACAACAGCATTTCATTTCAAACACAGAACAGCTATGTTCTAACACAGAAAGATCTTCTTTATCTAAACAAGATACAATGGATTCTGTGCAATCTTTGCCAACGGACGTACCGCCTACTATTCAGGATCAAGGAAATATCTCTAACGTGTCTAACATAAGCACATCTCAAGTAGCAATGCCAAATGAAGggtaaatatatgaaatttcaataattcgttaaataaatattgtttaagaAACTAACCAATATTTGgtttatatagaataaatcaAGAAAGTGCAGAGAATGTCACTTTATCCGAAAGATCTAGAGTAAAAAGATCCGGTACGAAACGTAAAAAGCCTGGTATCAAATTAACAGTTTTATCTGTAAGTAGTAATGAGGGACAATCAATGATTGTTGAATGTCAGTTAGATACCAGCAAACAAAAAACTGTGACATTTAAATTCGACAGAGATGATATGGTACCTACTGACATTGCTAATAACCTGGTAagtaaataatagaattttatatgtcaatatttttatcttcaaaatttttattattattctattcttATTATCTTCAGGTTGCTGAAAATTTATTGCCACAATCTCAATGTGAAACGTTCGTTGAATTGATAGAAGACATCGTTAAACAATTACGTTTGGATCCTACACGGGCTTTACCTTTAGTAGCACATGGTCCACCAGATCAATCTGCCGGTGGTAGTCCAGTCACGAGTCGTCGACCTAGAGATCGTGACCACAGTCTTGATACAGCTAAGGTAATGGTTTTCTTTCCGTTTTTTCGATTTGTTctatagatattaatatactacgaatataatgaaatttatacaatttatctACAAAGGaaattcgttttctttttttttctttttttctgtttttttatcagagaaacaaatagaaataaattttgaaatagaagtttttaacaaaaatcatTGTCATTAGTATTATTACTTAAGAACCTGATACACAAAAGTCCATAATGCATATCATAGGACTATTTTGCTTGTTGTAAGTtgttttcttgaaataatagAACCatgtttcttatatatttcatattaaaataacgtTGTGGTTACGCTCGAGATGTATATCTCGTGATCCCATAAAAAAAACACAAGGGTGTACCTCCAAGGTATAATTGGTGTGTATCGTTTTGGACGCAGCAGGTGAGACATGGCTCGCTAACTCGTCAAAGCAGCCACCGATCGTCGTACAAAATCCATCGTAGACACCGTTCGGTGAGTTCATCGTCCCCTCTATACCTTATCCTGTTTCCTATATTTCATCGTATAATCGTGGACGTTTGTGCATCCTTTTTGATTCATGATACATTGTGTTCGGACATTTGTGTATCTTTTGAAGTACAGCAATATTATATGACGACATTTCCTGCATATTAAATTCCTCCTATAGGCAATTTGTATAACATAATGGTTAGACTATGGCCAGGGCGtactttatactttaatttttatatatttgttcttaattatatattacatttaatttttacttgaaaatttttcagGAAAATTCACTCTTTTATGaagattataatttctattagcAGTATATTacaatacatttatatataagagaatcctatatatataaaataacaaacaacATTCATACAGCATTCTTtagaaatgaatgaaattgtaCTTATTTAAACAGATTTTTTGTAACATAATAGCATTTTAAGATATGCattcattattaaaaatacctaTTTGTATTtcccttttttaatttattttaaatatacttagTAATGTAACCaaattatataactgtattttgcaataattatttcatttatgccGCTATTTGGTTTTGTTTACGTgcattgtaattattttattggtaAAAGGTAAAGTTTGATAGctagataattattttttgtatgatTCCAGAGAGACGAAACTTCCAATACTTCTACACCTACCAAATTATTACCGATTGATCAAATTCTTTCTCACATTACGGGCTCCACCTCCATGGATAAGCAACAAAATGTGCAAACGCCTGATAGCCAAATGGGTCCTGAAAACACATCAGCTGAAGCATCCAGAAGATCATCAACCTCTACACAAAATACGGATACATTAACACCGACTAATTTACCAAGCGATCCCACTGATCCAACTCAGGAAACCATAGTATCTGCAACAGCAGACACAGTGTTAGACGCGCAAAGTATACTTAAAGATGAAACAGCTAAATCAACTTATATCCAAAGTCAAATAACCGATTCGACtgtaaatcaaataaatgaaaaatctaaaGAATCCGGCGTTCAAGATGCAATGgaacaagagaaagaaacgaataaagagACACACTTTGATGCCACAGCTGCAGAAGTAGCTACATTAACTGCGCCACCTCCAGCACGAAAAATTTCTCGTTTTTTAGTTAGCCCTGTAGTTGAACAGAAGATTGTTACAAGTGAAGAGGGAGGATCTACTTCTGTAGAAAATACAGATAAATCTAACGTATTAACAACTCAACCTAGTTCATTATCGCAATCAAATACAATTGATGAGGGGCAAGTAAAACACGATGATCTAGAAGTGAATGTTTTAGAAGCACAAGCTATTCCTGAAAAATCTAATATCGAAATCGTTACGCAAAATCCTCAATGTATCGCAGAACAAGTAGACACTGTTCAAACAATTCAACAACCGGTACAACAATCAATTACTCTTCAAAGTACTGTACAAGGGCAAGCAATCCTACCCATATCACAAATGCAACAGAATGTTAGTGCTGTGCAATCTAGTCAACAAAATGTAATGGTTCCAGGATCAGCAATAACGCATCAATCGCCTCAACAGGTACAAGTTGTATCTCAAAACGTAGCCATGCCACAAAAGGATCCACAAACTCAAGTTTCATCGAGCGGAATCAATATATCAGGACAATATCAAAATCAATCTATGCCATGCAATATTCTATTACAGCAACAACAAATTCCTATACAACAAAGTATAGCGCAAATGCACATTCAGCCTGAACATCAGCATCAGGGACAAATGCAAGCTCAACGACCATTGCAACAATTTCAACATCAACAAATACCGCAACAACATCAACAATATGTGATACTTCCTAGACATATTCCACAATTACAACCAGCCACAATCATAGATGAGAGAAACCGCAggatttctaatatttctacaACATCGAACATGTCTACGGATTCGCAAATTTCGGAAATTGCTAATATGACGGACGATAAGAAGCAAACAATGATCATGCCCAATTTATCGATGCCCCAAACACAGcatgtacaatttatttctcaaCCAGATGGATCAAATATCACTCCTTTACCACAGACTGTTTTGGAACCAATCCAACAGCTTCAAACAGCACCTCAAGCTACAGTGAATGTCCCAGCAAATGTATCTGTACCTGTTTCAGTTCCTGCCCATCAAACTGTCACTGTAGAGGTTGCTCCTAAAGTTACACTTAAAACTAAAGAAGTTTCATCAACGCTTCCAGATTTAGCACAAAATTTAGCAAATATACTTTCGAACCCGAAATCGAAATCTGTAACTCCTCATTGTTTAACTACCCACGAACCAAGCCAAGCTGTAAATATCCCAGGAACTACAATACTCGAATATAAACCTACTCTCCAGTCTGAACAGTATTTTCAACCTATTCAACCAGAAGCAAGTCAAATACAAATGCAACCGCAATTACAACATAATTATCAAGTGAACACAACACAGCAAGGAATTCCACAAACGTTTCAATTTAGTCAACAACCTCATCAAGCTCAAATACCTCTGCAGCAAACAATGCAACTGAATGCAACCCATCAGATCGACCCTCAGTTACAAATGGCacaacaaaattttcaacaaagCAAATGGGCTGCATCTAtgaatcaaaatattatacagcaATCTGCATCAATCAGACATATTCAACAGATTCAACCACAATCGCAACAAACTATCCCACAACACGTTATACAAGAAATtcaaaatgtagaaaattgcATTTCTTCCGATCAATCTCAGTTTCATTTAAAGCTCCCTGATCAACAACTCTTAGGAAAAGTATCCGAAACAGAAGCTCAAGAAGCTAATTCAGCTGGgtatgtatagtatatataatattgccaAATGTTTAATACAGGTATgtttatacattaatttattttgtctaTATATTAGGCGTACAACTTCTGAATGTCCTTTATTATCGGAGAACGAAAGCTCTAGCCATGATGTAACTCCTGAACATACGTTCGTTGAATCTGTAGATTCGGTATTATTTACACAAAATCAAACAttgcaacaacaacagcagcagcagcaacaccaacagcagcaacaacatcGAAAGCTTAGTCAACAGAATTCGCTAGATAAAGTCTCAGATACGACTACTGGAACTAGTGTTCCGGGTGGAACAGGTCCACAAACAATAGCAGATCTCCATCAAAAGCTTGTTCAATTAACAAGTCAGCCGTCCGAAGCACTTAATGTAGGCACACCTCCTATAAGTTATCCAGCTACTCCTCATAATCACCAGATAATAGGTGGATATGATGCTTACATGCATTCTTTACAACAGAAACTTGTCAATATTGGCATGCCAATTTCCACTACACATGGCATagtaagtaatttaaaaaatataaagaattaaattcttttgtattttgtattaataatgtGATAAATACATAGCAAGGTCCTCTATCACCGCAGACTACGATACAGTCAACTACAAACTTGACTGATTCAAATGTTCCAACAAGTGTGGAAAGTTCTGTTTTAACTCAAGAAAGCTCAATTCAACAACTTACGCTTTCTCAAACTGTAAGTTTGACGTTAAGAACGTCATATACATTTGTCTTGAAAgattcaaattaataaaatgaaaatataaaattttcttatgttCAGCATGTAGATTGCTCTCTCGATAGTCCAACTCCAACACCTGGAGGGGCTCCTGTAGGGTCTGAAACTATGAGTCCGAGTAAAGAGAGTATAAAAGTTCGAACCCAAAGACCGGGATCTCGTCTCCAAGAATTAGAACAAGAATTAGCAAAAATTCACAGAGGATCGATTCCAGCAACAGCTTCTCCACAACCTTTAACACCGCCTGTATCCATCAGTTCTGTTCCGCCGTCGTCCGTTGGTTCTATTCAGCTGCAACCATCGTTACAATCTACTCAAAGTTTATTGACTACTGTTCCACCTGTAACTGCTGTACCTGTTGCTACCGTTACTCCCAGTGTCTTTACATCACGCTCTGATACGAACACTCCGGTGCAAATAGAATCTCAAGAAAATGTTTCCGAGGTACATATAGAGTATATTTACGTATAGCAAATTTCGGTATTTTCAACGAgcgttttcgaaaaataactaactaattttaatagaagGTTAGTACAACACAACctgttagaaaaatatcaagatTCGTGGTTTCCAAGGTCGCAGGTCCTCCTAGTAATGCTGCTACACCGATTCAACAACATACCGATATGTCAAAAAATCAAACAGAAGATTCAAAGGTTTATCACATAGATGACACACAGGGTAAGTATTCTAAAGATCAATGAAATAGATACATttagaaatgtttaaaaattaaatattcatgaattaCAGGTACACCAGTACAAATAACTCATAGCCGTGAGGGTTCTCTTCCACCTACGCAAATTACTCAGCCTATTAATGCTCCTGTTGTAGAAGTAAATATATAGCTTCActaagtatatgtatataattaatttatgcgCCATTAATCCAactgttaatattatttatagcaaatagaaaaagatgaGAGATTTTGGACATTAACACCAAGTGAAGAATATCAATTGCTTATAAAAAAGTAGGTTTAcatctataaaaatttcatcttacaattttataataattaaaaattaacttcTTTTACTTCCGTATATATACAGGCAAACTATGGAATTAGAATCCCTGCAAAGAAGACATAGAGAAGAATTGGAACGATTTCAACAGCATCAATTACAGCTATTAATTCAACAGCAACAGCAAGCAAGTGCACTTCATCAACATCACCATCAACATCACCATCAACATCATCCAGTGCTTTATCATACTGTTACGACTAGTGTGCCAGgttagtaattaatagtaactTTAAGTAACTTTAAACAGCTATTTTATATATCccatttcaattattatatttcatcgcCCATTGTAATGACATAATTCTTTTCCTAACAGGACAAACTAGACTTCCAGGTACAGAAGACTATTTAATGTTTAACACAACGCCCCAAACTCCTTTACAAAAAGCTCCGAGTAATTATCCAGATACCGATGAAACATTACGATTAGCTATGCAGAAATTGAAGCAAACTCCTTTGCAACTACAACCACAACAGGCGGCAACTGGAATACCACACGCTTATGTTATTCCAATTCCAGTAGTGCCTTCTGAAACTATGCAAAACGTGTCTCAACAACCTACTAGTTATACAAGTGAACTAACCGAATCTCTAGAGCCAGCACATAATCCGGCAATTATAAATTCAACGCAATATCAGTTCACGCCTATATTACCAGATGGAACAAATATCGCAGTATCCTCTACTGGATCCTTAGTTACACCTATACCGATATCAAGTTCAACGGGAAGTGGAGGTTACATCCAGTATCATGATAATCAAAcattatcaaattttcaaacatttagTTGTACACCACATGGCGGTTTCTTTTTACCAGCTGGCTATCGGCTAATATACGCTCCTTCTGGTGGAACGTCTCAGTCGCAGCCAGCTACACCAGCTACCCCACATATAGGAAATTCTCATGACGGTACACCGCCGGCAGAACCTTTGCACGCCGCAAATGTTGACAATTCAACAGCTCCACCTTCCCATACCGATCAATAACGTAATCTTCAACAGGTTATGAtctatatttttcgatttacTCATTTTCGTAAtacattctttatttaaacgtGTTGCCCTTATCCATTAGTATGAGAATCATGCATTATTACAATTGTTATTCTATTATAGTTTTGCTAATACGTATTGCTACCCTCGTCTTCGTGGATATGTATGCGAGGAGATGCGAATGAAAGTATTTAGGATGTATTTGATATTGTAACATCCGTGCGTATCGCTAAAATATTCTCGTTATCTGTGCGTCagcatattaattatttgatatgtGCCTCACAGCAAAATTAAAACTCTCAAATCGTACACGGAGAATATTTTGAATGAACGAATTAAGCTTCTggacaaaaaaataaaacataggaaagaaaaagaaataaaatattgaaattgagGATAGAGGCCTTTACATGTACTGTGCTTATATCTTATTGTAGTAAATATCATTCTTTAGTGAAAATGCTTATTAAAAGACTTTTTCTGCTCTCAATTTATTGATAGCACAGTCCACATTAGTACAGGCCTCAGCTAGTCTTACAAATGATGGCGTACAGCCATTCTGCtcgatatatatgtataactgtTAATGTATACTGAATGCTTTGGAGAGAGAATGTATGTTTACGTGTGCATGGATGTGATTGCAGGAGTCAGACagagaaaaaatatgattaatataGTCACTGTTATGCTTTAATGTATTTCTAGCGATTTTAcctatttcaattaaaaaaaaagtcatGTGTTACTAGTTAGCAGTTTCATGTATCTTatctaatattatatcaaCTATTATCTTTTTTAGACTTGattgtgaatatttttattattgcatatttaatttatcgaagtttatttcatttgaattgGCATTTCATTTACAATACGTTCTGAAATACATTTGCACAATCCATTCCTTCGAATATTTTaggaatttttgttatttagcACTTCAATTTCTGATAAAATGATGATGAAAATAATGGTAATCATCACAGATATTGAGAATCtaagtaagaaaaaaagaagctcAATAGGGACATGACATATGTATGAAATTCATACATGTTTTaacaatatcaaaaataaaataatctagTGCTTGTGTTACATcccaaaaaatatattttaaattttcatctgTGCTATCACATATTGCATTTTGCAATATAGTTAAGAATAGCTTATTTGTATAACTACAAATATTACTGCTGTTTATTGATGATTATAATGTTATCTTTATTTCGTTCAAATAATTGCAGTTCTCGTCGTTTTTAATGTTGCGATTTATTACTGCTTTAAgcatgaatttattattatcagtatTAGAATGtcgaaaactattttaaaattttgaatatgaagttttttcttgtaatttccAAGTTATTGATACTTGATcatgatattatattaaattacactCAATTGTTtcatatacacatatgttttatttctaaGTTTTGCATACCATAATTCCGTTATTTCGTTTTCCACTTTATTTGggtgaaaatataattataacattaaatcCAGTTAATCCACCTGGTAATAAATTCATGTGGCTGTTGAAcgaaacattataatataggTAATTGTATGTATTTCTTATGGAAATGCATTGCAATTATTCTTATATagttacttttaaataaatttattagataATACTCAAAGAAAATGCATAACATGTAATACttaatgtacatattattcatttactgTTAGGTGGATTGGCTTTTGATAAAGATGCAGCTTCTATGTTTGTTAATAAAAGCTGAGTATATGAAGTTTctaaaataaactatatttaaatataataatttacagtgATATAGTTTggtaaaaattgattttgaatTTCTTAAACTTATTCATTGAATGTGATGAAATGCATGAAATAAGACAAtagaaatgaatattatttcattaacagCATTGCAACGGACTACTTCCttccaaatatattttacacaatGTGATTTTAGATATGCATagtactataataataatggtgATGATATAATTGgagtaaatttttgtaaaacattATTGTTGTTTTACCAAAGAATACCAAACCGCACTGTTACatacaagaaaaaaaatcacaaTGTGAATTCATCATAATTCTCTTCTACTAATATGGCATCTAACTTGATGGAATTGAACAACTTAGTACATTCAGACATaggtattacaatatatttttcagaaaatatgacaaaaaaaCAAGTAAATCATATTTTGCTACATTTAAAAGATTCACACATAAAGTCTTAGTACATATTGATGGATCAGAATTTAATGAAGTAATTTATTAcagttatttaatttatttaacagattcatataattaattgcaagcatatatagataatttgttgatttatatatatatatatatgatttatatacatatatatgtatatatatatagtatgtacTGTATAAGCATACTGTTCTAAACATATGAATATATCGTatgatattttagaaatgcAATTGTGAAAAACACATGTTTCTTGTGTTACATtttgctttttcaaatttcgaatgtaaaaaaacaaaatttgactTGAATAAtagaatgaattaaatttatctataAATTACCCTTAAAATTACActgtacaaaaatttgaagCTCACTAATTAGAGCATATAAAAAAAgctttttaaaagaattgtaTGTAACTATTACAGAAAGGTTTAATTATGTTCTAAAATATCTTGTACTAGTGTTTAACTACCTTgcttgtaataaaaatgaaaaatatgaaaaaagtttAGACAAAAATAATCAAAGAGCTTTTCCTGTGCTAACTAGTGTATAAGTTCATACATGCTTTAAAACTTATGTAATCTATGTTGTGTGAAATTCtataagaaattttgtaaagacTGATTAGATATGCATCAGCATTCAATAgattgcaaaaaaaaaaaaaaaacaaaattaatttaaaccaTTCACTGTATGGGGAAAAAATTGTAACTAATAgagatatatagaaattaatacaaaGAAACCTGAAATAATTTAGATTCAACTcagaataatattatcttcCATTCCTTACTTGAGAAGTAATTACATCAAAATGTAGTTTGTGATGTTAAttaatacattgtatatttgtgaaatttatgaatatattatgtagaCAACAACAcaacttttttaattagtattgcatgtactatatttttaaacaatatttttctatgtcacataaaattataaatttattgaaattcttttacaTGAGTTCTGTTAAATCTAAATCATCTATTGCAaagattataaagaaaattaaaaaatagtatatCTTTAACAAATAATTGGTTCAATAATGATATCTACATATCATTACCAtctttatttacatttgtttaataattatcttaCAATAATAGTACagtagatataaaaatagtttgtGGCCACAAAGATGttaacttatattt containing:
- the LOC132911751 gene encoding serine/threonine-protein kinase Wnk isoform X2; this translates as MPRCCNENKAVSSVGTSREHNTEDILLTQSRSFTIGNQLELEEDPPIVEKSHRRVRCDLSPVPTSTSTNLNIKLLSIKADRNSRQDQVETGSGGYRERKKEIKKRAAIGNTVRGFLSSGHSRQDRYETNRQQSSGGSGLSSLCPKLVASGGGGNQSGISLAVGHLASQEGVGPCSVVTTQRIHNHTHNHKRQRKLSIVSQAGTSAHSSGDRKTSNLSRSSTPICKKQVRTQRADHTDSLSITSNGVASSSPSSKKKVLSALRICEKSSSRNLNSPSLDHENDRSFSDAEEAITATENVFNVPGSSSTPSTPLSRLKSKKSDEDETSVEYNISKEGADSSRNPSDKKGSLDSNEEKTSTLECFESSKTSNIIKKISANSIDEEISTQNKQKIISTSSTSTKSSNLKSRNKYVAEKMIEQHNSKNLKGINMEKNINTSSSTETSMSSAANKNNEKTKRKTSNEEPKSINLAENEDLTKNSEKNVIDDKNDMQQTEEMVKSSRFVTSKVSEEIVETEIKDIDAQREVEEEVTIYDEDDNGTSISDIVATQALHESLSKLGKVPPLDTELKNVKDTNTQDETKMVKEEKEKEVVQEEAVEGFIGPLLDENFKADEKLTQKTMAMEEVRNLLMKVKVQTVEDDDDEEKAIGISPDGRFLKFEEEIGRGSFKTVYRGLDTQTGVAVAWCELQEKKLNKTERLRFREEAEMLKGLQHPNIVRFYDYWEVTLTRRKYIVLVTELMTSGTLKTYLRRFKKINPKVVKSWCRQILKGLSFLHSRSPPIIHRDLKCDNIFITGTTGSVKIGDLGLATLKNRSFAKSVIGTPEFMAPEMYEEHYDESVDVYAFGMCMLEMATSEYPYSECTGPAQIYKRVVSGVKPQSYDKVENPEVREIIEMCIRLKKEERPLVKDLLNHEFFADDVGLKLEMVSRDSAVADAELSRVEFRLRVLDPKKRTNKHKENEAIQFDFDIQTDNAEEVASEMAKSSLILEEDVKAVAKMLKSQISTLLREREERKAKEEKERLDREADSANTTNENLLQQQLLLQQMQLQQQQQQMQSNMSIQMQGQVQMQLQQNQIPLQQQQQMQTAAQQPQQHNLQPQQVQLVQQQPLMQQQTSVVQPQQAQQMQQVTQVSQQQVQYQQQQYQQQLQQQYQQQQQQPQQFPQHVTQNLTATSSQCSTPQTVQTQPQFPPVSQQIQQQQHLHQQQQYIQLNQMNVPQQMGHQIQQAQIQILSQPQHMHQQISQPPQVQYSQPQIQHVQNQQYYQQNTTGTSGYSTQPLYQQNISQQVYHSYASSSSSGHVEILSSNQPTAQIYSHPSIPQNTAPPTSQPYMQPQPGQVQASVPTGLNLQSTSSATHMQNTITSTIPNMQSAPTLISNSGHQSQSQQNVLVQMKYSQSSSIPTSVPISSGISVPSTTVSQQQQHFISNTEQLCSNTERSSLSKQDTMDSVQSLPTDVPPTIQDQGNISNVSNISTSQVAMPNEGINQESAENVTLSERSRVKRSGTKRKKPGIKLTVLSVSSNEGQSMIVECQLDTSKQKTVTFKFDRDDMVPTDIANNLVAENLLPQSQCETFVELIEDIVKQLRLDPTRALPLVAHGPPDQSAGGSPVTSRRPRDRDHSLDTAKVRHGSLTRQSSHRSSYKIHRRHRSRDETSNTSTPTKLLPIDQILSHITGSTSMDKQQNVQTPDSQMGPENTSAEASRRSSTSTQNTDTLTPTNLPSDPTDPTQETIVSATADTVLDAQSILKDETAKSTYIQSQITDSTVNQINEKSKESGVQDAMEQEKETNKETHFDATAAEVATLTAPPPARKISRFLVSPVVEQKIVTSEEGGSTSVENTDKSNVLTTQPSSLSQSNTIDEGQVKHDDLEVNVLEAQAIPEKSNIEIVTQNPQCIAEQVDTVQTIQQPVQQSITLQSTVQGQAILPISQMQQNVSAVQSSQQNVMVPGSAITHQSPQQVQVVSQNVAMPQKDPQTQVSSSGINISGQYQNQSMPCNILLQQQQIPIQQSIAQMHIQPEHQHQGQMQAQRPLQQFQHQQIPQQHQQYVILPRHIPQLQPATIIDERNRRISNISTTSNMSTDSQISEIANMTDDKKQTMIMPNLSMPQTQHVQFISQPDGSNITPLPQTVLEPIQQLQTAPQATVNVPANVSVPVSVPAHQTVTVEVAPKVTLKTKEVSSTLPDLAQNLANILSNPKSKSVTPHCLTTHEPSQAVNIPGTTILEYKPTLQSEQYFQPIQPEASQIQMQPQLQHNYQVNTTQQGIPQTFQFSQQPHQAQIPLQQTMQLNATHQIDPQLQMAQQNFQQSKWAASMNQNIIQQSASIRHIQQIQPQSQQTIPQHVIQEIQNVENCISSDQSQFHLKLPDQQLLGKVSETEAQEANSAGRTTSECPLLSENESSSHDVTPEHTFVESVDSVLFTQNQTLQQQQQQQQHQQQQQHRKLSQQNSLDKVSDTTTGTSVPGGTGPQTIADLHQKLVQLTSQPSEALNVGTPPISYPATPHNHQIIGGYDAYMHSLQQKLVNIGMPISTTHGIQGPLSPQTTIQSTTNLTDSNVPTSVESSVLTQESSIQQLTLSQTHVDCSLDSPTPTPGGAPVGSETMSPSKESIKVRTQRPGSRLQELEQELAKIHRGSIPATASPQPLTPPVSISSVPPSSVGSIQLQPSLQSTQSLLTTVPPVTAVPVATVTPSVFTSRSDTNTPVQIESQENVSEKVSTTQPVRKISRFVVSKVAGPPSNAATPIQQHTDMSKNQTEDSKVYHIDDTQGTPVQITHSREGSLPPTQITQPINAPVVEQIEKDERFWTLTPSEEYQLLIKKQTMELESLQRRHREELERFQQHQLQLLIQQQQQASALHQHHHQHHHQHHPVLYHTVTTSVPGQTRLPGTEDYLMFNTTPQTPLQKAPSNYPDTDETLRLAMQKLKQTPLQLQPQQAATGIPHAYVIPIPVVPSETMQNVSQQPTSYTSELTESLEPAHNPAIINSTQYQFTPILPDGTNIAVSSTGSLVTPIPISSSTGSGGYIQYHDNQTLSNFQTFSCTPHGGFFLPAGYRLIYAPSGGTSQSQPATPATPHIGNSHDGTPPAEPLHAANVDNSTAPPSHTDQ